CTCTTCAAGAAGAGCAATAATGAGGAGGTTTTATAAATGAGCAGACCAGATTATTTATTATTTGACAGAAACACAAAAGCTATTTTCTGGAATTTAAACACAACAGCAATTCAAAGAATGCTTGATTATGATTATGTTGTAGGAAGGTCTCCAAGTATTGCTGCAATTGTAGCACCTACAGCAGAAAGAACATTTGAAAAATTTTTCTACGGAACAAAAGAGATAATTATCCCAATTTATAAATCAACAAAAGAAGCAGCTAAATTTCATCCTGAAGCTGATGTTTTATTAAATTTTGCATCATTTAGAACTGCTTATAATGTTACATTGGAAGCCTTTGATATACCAACAATAAGAACAATAGTTATAACTGCAGAAGGTATTCCGGAAAGATATGCAAGGGAAATGAGAATAAGAGCGAAACAACTTGGTAAATGGATAATCGGGCCTGCAACAGTTGGTGGCATAGCACCAGGAGCATTCAGAATAGCAAACACCGGTGGAACAATAGAAAATATTATTCAATCTAAATTACATAGACCGGGTTCAGTTGGTCTTGTTACAAGGTCTGGTGGATTATTCAATGAGCTTTCCAACATAATAGCAAGGAATGCAGATGGACTTGCAGAGGGTATAGCAATCGGTGGTGATAGATTTCCAGGTTCTGACTTTTTAGACCATTTAGTTAGATTTGAGCAAAATCCACAAGTTAAATTTATGATATTACTTGGAGAAGTAGGTGGAGAACTTGAATATAAAGTAGCAGAAGCTGTTAAAAATGGTTTAATAAAGAAACCGGTTATCGGTTGGTGTATAGGAACAATATCTAAATTCTTCGGTGGAGAAGTCCAGTTTGGGCACGCAGGAGCAAAAGCCGGAGCAGACAGAGAAACTGCAGATGCAAAAAATAGAGCATTAAAAGAAGCAGGAGTTCATGTTCCTAATAACTTTAATGAACTTCCTCATGTAATAAAAGGAATATATGAAATGCTTCTCGGAGAAGGAAAAATTCAACCTATACAGGAGCCGGAAGTTCCACCAATACCGGAAGATTTATCAAAAGCTATAAGAGAAGGAAAAGTAAGAAAACCAACAAACTTTATATGCACAATTTCGGATGATAGAGGAGAAGAAGCTACATATTGTGGAGTTCCTATAAGTGAAGTTATAGAAAAAGGTTTATCTATAGCCGATGTTATTGGTTTATTGTGGTTTAAAAAGAAATTCCCTGAATGGGCTTCAGGTTTCATAGATATGGTTATAAGAGTTGTAGCAGACCACGGACCGGCAGTAGCAGGAGCTCACAATGTAAAAGTTACAGCAAGAGCCGGTAAAGATTTAATGTCTTCACTTGTAACAGGTATATTGGCGATAGGGCCAAGATTTGGTGGAGCTATTGATGGAGCTGCTAAATATTTTAAAATGGCAAAAGAGAAAAATATGTCTCCAAATGAATTTGTTGAATATATGAAAAATGTAGAAAAAATACCTATACCGGGAATAGGACATAGAATAAAATCTACAAAAAATCCGGATAAAAGGGTAGAGCTTCTTAAATCTTATGCATTTAAAAATTTCCCATCAACAGATTTATTACAATATGCCCTTGAAGTAGAAAAAGTTACAACTTCTAAGAAAGAAAACTTAATTCTTAATGTTGATGGTACAATAGGAGTTCTTCTTGTTGATATGTTTAGAGCCCTTGGTTATACAGAAGAAGAGATAGATGAACTTATAAATGCCGGAGCATTTAATGCATTCTTTGTTCTCGGTAGGTCAATAGGATTCATAGGACATTATCTTGATGAAAAACGCCTTGATATGCCATTATACAGACATCCAACAGATGATATCCTTTATGATGTAAAAAGACCTGAAGGTATATAATCCCAAATAGCCCTGCATAAAAGCAGGGCTTTCATCTAATTTCCTCAATTTCTCAGCTTAAAAAAAATCCTTTTTAATCTCAAAAATGCTATAATATCTTAATAAAAATCCTTAGAGGATTTAAAAATGATTAAAAAATTGATGATTATCGGTGGAGAATTTTTAGATAAAGAAGAAAAAATAGATGTGATTTATCCGTATAATCTTCAAAAGATTGGGGAAGTTCCAAAAGGTTCTCCAGAAGATGTAGAAAAAGCCATTGAAAAAGCAAAAATCGGATTAAAGAAATTAAAAGAGTTATCATCTTATGAAAAATATAAGATATTATCAAAGGTAGCAAAACTTTTAGAAGAAAGAAAAGAAGATTTTGCTAAAGCAATAGTTTTAGAAACCGGAAAAACAATAAGAGAAGCAAGAATAGAAGTAAATAGAGCAATTAACACGATAACTTTTTCTGCCGAAGAAGCAAAAAGAATACATGGAGAATATATTCATATTGATGCTTCTGAAAATGGAAAAGGGAAAAAAGGATTTTATTTTAGAGAGCCAGCAGGAATTGTATCTGCAATCACACCTTTTAATTTTCCTGTAAATCTTACAGCCCAT
The DNA window shown above is from Venenivibrio stagnispumantis and carries:
- a CDS encoding citrate/2-methylcitrate synthase, whose translation is MSRPDYLLFDRNTKAIFWNLNTTAIQRMLDYDYVVGRSPSIAAIVAPTAERTFEKFFYGTKEIIIPIYKSTKEAAKFHPEADVLLNFASFRTAYNVTLEAFDIPTIRTIVITAEGIPERYAREMRIRAKQLGKWIIGPATVGGIAPGAFRIANTGGTIENIIQSKLHRPGSVGLVTRSGGLFNELSNIIARNADGLAEGIAIGGDRFPGSDFLDHLVRFEQNPQVKFMILLGEVGGELEYKVAEAVKNGLIKKPVIGWCIGTISKFFGGEVQFGHAGAKAGADRETADAKNRALKEAGVHVPNNFNELPHVIKGIYEMLLGEGKIQPIQEPEVPPIPEDLSKAIREGKVRKPTNFICTISDDRGEEATYCGVPISEVIEKGLSIADVIGLLWFKKKFPEWASGFIDMVIRVVADHGPAVAGAHNVKVTARAGKDLMSSLVTGILAIGPRFGGAIDGAAKYFKMAKEKNMSPNEFVEYMKNVEKIPIPGIGHRIKSTKNPDKRVELLKSYAFKNFPSTDLLQYALEVEKVTTSKKENLILNVDGTIGVLLVDMFRALGYTEEEIDELINAGAFNAFFVLGRSIGFIGHYLDEKRLDMPLYRHPTDDILYDVKRPEGI